The Deinococcus aquaedulcis DNA segment AGAATAGAATCGGTCTATCACAAAGCTACGCGGTAAGCAGGTCCTGCAGCTCAGTAACAGAGTTGCCAGAGTTCCCCTTGGCACAAGAACTGTCAACGTTTTTCTCGATCAGACCACTAGCACTACTTAAACACGAACGTCTGCCCCACACACCGCTGAAAGACCACCCAGCGCCTGAGAACGCAGCGGCGTTTCGGAACCGGCCTGAGTGCCAGAATCTCCATAGGGTATGGGTGTGGAGCGCCGATAAGCCGTAAAAAAGATGTCATCCAACACACTGGTCGAGAACGTGATGGCGTTCTCTGTCACCACCGCCACTTGATCCTTTCGCCAAATTCTGATCAGCAAGGATGGACTGTCTTCATCGGCTGCTGCATCCTCTGCGCCATGGAGATCGAATATCTCCTGAAGCTTGACTGGCATTAGGTACTCTCTGGCGTACGAACCCGTCGGCACACTGATGGAAAACGCGCCTTTGCCAGACACCAACGCTTCAGACGCCTGAACGCGGTACAGCGGGATCACGTTGGGCGAATACTCCGCGTCCAGGGGCACAGGCAGATCAGCGGCACTGACCCGGCTGACTGTAATTTGCGCGGTGGTCGCACTGGCGTCTCGCCATTTCGTGGGAGTGGTGACCTTCACCCCTTCGGGCGTAGTGATGGTCTCGCCCGGACGCACACTGTAGGTTCGGGTAAGAGGCGTGCCGTCATCGGCCCGCAGACCCAAGTGGCGCTCATCGGTCACACAGTGCCAGGACGCCGTCATGGTGACCGTCCAATCTGAGACCGTGGGGGGATGGACGGTGCAAGTGAATGGGACCAAGGCCACCTGGGGCTGCGCACAAGGCACCGTCAGATTTCGGGCTGCATCTACCCACATGGCCCCAAGATCCAGCTGCCAGGCGCCCGCCAGACCCAAGAGGATCAGGCCAGTCAGGCTGATGCGCGTGATGAATCTCAAGGTCATCGAGCATTGACTGTACGTGGGAAATGGGCCGAAGTGTGCCAATCTGCCTGTCGCAATCGGCGAGGGTTATGCGGCGCTGCGTCTTGGGGGCGTGCAAACAAGGATGAGCACGCCTTCAAGACGTTATTGAAGCTCGGATGACGCGCTGAGGCTGTGTAACCACAGGTTGTACCACTGGGCTTGTTCTTCGACCGTACTCCCCATTTTGTCTACAGGCTCAAAGAGGTCGACGAGGTCCGCTGTTTTCGCAGGTTGGCCCAAGGCGAGCCGATAAGCGACACGTGCGCCCATGGAGAGCGCCATCGGGGACGGATAGACCCCAAGCATGGCGCCTTGAACGCACAACAGCACACCGTCGTGCTCCAACTTGCGGCGCACCACGCAGAGTGTTTCAAAGAAACCACTGTCCTGCCCCTCGTAGACGCGCAACGACGTGGCCACCCGAACACGAATCAGACCCTGCGCCTCATCCTCAAGCACGGACATCTCAGCGATCTGTTCCGGCTGTCCATCGTGGTGAAGTCGAACGGTGTAGACCTCCAGCATCGTGATCAACCGTACCCGATTCCCCTTGAGCAGTACGGGCACCACAGGACAGGGCACGTCAGTTGGCGTGCTTGTGGCAAGGTTGGTCGCCAGCCCTCAGGGTCAATGGTTACCGTGACCAATCGAAGGGCTTACAGATAGAGCATCGCGGTCAAGCAGAGCAGTGTGTGATGGTGCAACCCTCGCCATGAACGGCCTTCAAAGTGATCAAGCCCCAGCTCTTCTTTGAGTTGCTGATGGACCTGCTCGCAGGACCACCGAGCCTTGATGTCGCGGATCAACTCGATTTTTGACGTGTTGGCTGGATGATTGGTGAGGTAGTACTTCCGCTCCCCACTGGGCCGACGTTCGCCAACGACCCAGACTTCGTCACCGGGCAAGTGGGACCCGTCATGAAGTTCCCCACCGTCGGCAACCCGGACTCGCATGACCGCAAAGCGTGCGTGCAGCGGTCCTTTGGTGCCCTTGCGCCAGGTGCGTGAAACCCATTTGTGCGGCGGCAGGTCATGCAACACCTGAGCCACGCTTTTGCGTGGCTCGTCGGGAACGGGGACCAGGAGTCGACCAGTCTTGGATCTCCGCTCCGTCAGCATCCCGACCTTCGTGGAGTACACCTTTGCGTGCCTGGGACACCGACCGCCCAGGTCAGCCCCCGCGCCGTGAGTGCTCCACGAAACTCGGCGCTGTTTCCATAGCCAGCATCTGCCACGACGACTTTGAAGGTCACGCCGTGCTGCCGGACGCGGTCAATCTCCCGCAAGGCCAACTGCTTTTTGGTCAGAAACTGCCGGCGTCCCGGTGGGACACCAGCAGCAACACATCGTTCTGGGTCATCCGTCCATGCCTGGGGGAGGAACAACCGCAGCGCCAAAGGAACGGGAATATCGTTCTTCGCGAGCGTCAGCGAGACCAGGACCTGACAGTTGGCGACCTTGCCCAGCACACCGCAATACTGCCTCGCGACCCCGACACTGCCGGTGCCTTGCTTCGGGAACGCGGTGTCATCCACGATCAACACGGCACCCCGGCCACCGACCAATCGCTGCGCCTGACGCGCGAGGACGGCGCCCAGCTGGTCATCGTTCCAGGGACTCACCGTCACAAAATGGTGCAGCTGCGCGTACTGGCCAGGGGCAACGTGTTCGGCGAGTGGTTGCAGACTTTTGCGTTCCAGCGGGGCCATCAAGCCGCGCAGGTAAATGGGACACCACTTTCGGCGGCGAGCGTGTCCCAGCACGCGCTGAAAGGGACGCAGGAAGCGCCGCAGGGACAAGGCATGGTCCTGAGCAGAGGTCATGCGTCAGCCTGACAGACACGCATGAATGCCGTCCAGGAAGCCAAAACCTGTGTTTAAGTCGTGCTAGGGCGTGTCGGCCAATGGTCAGGTACACGGATTAATAGGTGTAGAGCCAGAACCAAGCGGCGGCAAATCGCCGGGCGAGGAGGTCTTGTCGGCTGATCAAGAATTCACAGATGTAGAGGTGGTTATCGTCGGTGTCGCTCGCAATGTCTTCGTCCATCCACGACGGAATCCGGAAGGTGAGGATCGGGAGCCAGGGGTCATCGATGGGTCGCGTGGGGTTCGCGTACTGGAAACCAAATGGAATGCTGGCGGACATGCCAAACAGCGTGAACCCGTGAAAAGTAAACGCTTCGTCCTGCACCACGGCGCGGCAGGCGTGGTACACCTCGGAGAAGTCAGTGCCATCATCCAGCGGAAGCTCCACAAAACGATCAACCAGTTCATAGCTTTGGCTGAGCAGCATGCACCGCGACCGATAGGTGTGCAGCGGCTCGCCTTCCCAGCTCGGCGGTGACCGGCGTTCAAGGCCATGAACGTCCTGCACAAAGGTGAACGCAACCGCTTCGGAAAGGAAGTCCCAGAAGATGGACAGCAGCCCGCCTTGCGGCAGGGCGTCACTGGTCCGCAGCGTGTCCAGGTCAGCACAGTTGATCTGACACACGAAGCGCAGCGGTTTGCCCTCGGCGTCCATGGGCCAGACCCAGTCGGGCTGCACATCAGGATGGCCCCCAAACTTCGTGCCGCCGACCGGCAGGGTGTGCTCCGCACAGGGGTCCAGGGTCACGTGGTAGCACGGCTGGATGCTCTGCAGAATGCAGGCTTCCGTGTCGGTCCCTGGGGGGAGGCCGGCTTCCTGCAGGACGATGCGAATGGCCTGGTGGATCTCAGCCAGCGTGCGCGGGTCCTCGATCATCAAGGTCATGGTTGGTGCCAAGCCAGTGCCGAGCGGACCTTCGCTGTGTGGTTCATGGGCGACATGATGCCTCAGTGCTGTGTTCTCGCTGAGCGAACATGCGGTTCAACCTTGGCCGACAGACTCTAGCGCCGACCTCCGAAAAAGTCCTTGCGCTTGAGTTTCACCATGCGGCCATCCGGGTGGTGCCACACCACGCCTTCCATGTCCGGCCGGACCTCCAGGTAGGCCCGCAGCCCGGCAAAATCGCGCGGCACATCGGGCAGGACCGCTTCACCATGCCGCACCAGCGTGTGGCTGGACAGGCCTTCTGGGTTGCCCTGCACCTTGGGGCCCAGCAGTTCGTAGGTGCCGTCGGGCAGGGGGCCGCCCGCCGCCCACGCCTCGCGGTGGTGGGCGTCGTCTGGCCCCTCCCCCACCGGCACCCAGCCGGGGTGGTGACCAGTGACCGGGTCAGGGGGCTGCGCCGGCTCGAAGTCGGGCGGGGGCGTGCGGCCTTTCTTGGCGTCGTAGCGGCGGTACAGGCGGCCGGCCCGCACCAGACAGCTCGTGCCGTCCCATTTGCGGGTGGCCACGCCCTCGCCGGCCAGGACCCATTCAGCCCCGGGCACCACCTCGTCCCGCACCCGGCGGTCGGTGTCGTAATTGCGCGCGTACAGGCTGAGAATCTTCTGCATACACCCTCCGCCACCACCCTAGAGGGTGCAGCGGCAAGGCGCATCGGCCAAACAGGTCAGCATGGTCCCCCGCCACCTGGACGGGGGACGAGCCGCACGCCGCACCTCAGCGGCCGCGAGCCACCAGCCGAACGCCGCTCGAGGTGAGGTAGCGGTCCAGCAGCCGCGTCTCGATCTGCGCTGTGTTCACGCTGGCATCGGACGCAGTGGCTTTCACCTTCACACTCACCAGCTTGCC contains these protein-coding regions:
- a CDS encoding RNA ligase 1 family protein, translated to MQKILSLYARNYDTDRRVRDEVVPGAEWVLAGEGVATRKWDGTSCLVRAGRLYRRYDAKKGRTPPPDFEPAQPPDPVTGHHPGWVPVGEGPDDAHHREAWAAGGPLPDGTYELLGPKVQGNPEGLSSHTLVRHGEAVLPDVPRDFAGLRAYLEVRPDMEGVVWHHPDGRMVKLKRKDFFGGRR
- a CDS encoding DUF1963 domain-containing protein, producing MTLMIEDPRTLAEIHQAIRIVLQEAGLPPGTDTEACILQSIQPCYHVTLDPCAEHTLPVGGTKFGGHPDVQPDWVWPMDAEGKPLRFVCQINCADLDTLRTSDALPQGGLLSIFWDFLSEAVAFTFVQDVHGLERRSPPSWEGEPLHTYRSRCMLLSQSYELVDRFVELPLDDGTDFSEVYHACRAVVQDEAFTFHGFTLFGMSASIPFGFQYANPTRPIDDPWLPILTFRIPSWMDEDIASDTDDNHLYICEFLISRQDLLARRFAAAWFWLYTY